One Prolixibacteraceae bacterium DNA segment encodes these proteins:
- a CDS encoding DUF5063 domain-containing protein: protein MGEDSLDHIVYQKSVVEFVAVANEYCLFVEQKEHEKRSEYLTNIQKFWSLLYLKATLLPEVDGGDVYAEKFLEEHDYWFLQNKISNFLGPHDRYTGYSDTDHYLLDEEAQNTLSENIMDVYQDLKDFVMSYQLGVEEAMEAALFECREHFQIHWGKQLLNGLRVMHILLYGEQDIDQEQD from the coding sequence ATGGGTGAAGATAGTTTAGATCATATTGTATACCAGAAGAGTGTTGTTGAATTTGTTGCTGTGGCAAATGAGTATTGTCTCTTTGTGGAGCAAAAAGAACATGAAAAGCGTTCTGAATATTTAACCAACATCCAGAAATTTTGGAGTTTGTTGTATCTGAAAGCAACTTTGCTACCAGAAGTCGATGGAGGCGATGTGTATGCTGAAAAATTTCTAGAGGAACATGATTACTGGTTTCTGCAGAATAAGATATCTAATTTTTTAGGTCCACATGATCGCTATACTGGGTATTCTGATACGGATCACTACCTTTTGGACGAGGAGGCTCAGAATACATTGTCTGAAAATATAATGGATGTTTACCAAGATCTTAAAGATTTTGTAATGTCTTATCAGTTAGGAGTTGAGGAGGCGATGGAAGCAGCATTGTTCGAATGTAGAGAACATTTTCAGATACATTGGGGGAAACAGTTATTAAATGGCTTGAGAGTAATGCATATACTACTCTATGGAGAACAAGACATTGATCAAGAACAAGATTAG
- a CDS encoding 3'-5' exonuclease domain-containing protein 2: MIFFEGKKSISKEELASLPLDAYNGEIILVDTKEGLEEICLGLQQYSILGFDTETRPAFKKGVVHEVSLLQLSTDDQVFLFRLNKIGLPSCLKRVLENKKIVKVGAAIRDDIKGLNRIGAFNPGGFVELQDFVKEYEIENFGLKKLAGLVLGFRISKGQRLTNWENDVLTPSQQIYAATDAWVSSEVYKKLISVR, translated from the coding sequence ATGATTTTTTTTGAAGGAAAAAAGAGTATTTCAAAAGAGGAGTTGGCTTCATTGCCTTTGGATGCTTACAATGGTGAGATTATTTTGGTAGATACCAAAGAGGGTTTAGAAGAGATCTGTTTAGGCTTACAACAATATTCCATATTAGGGTTTGATACAGAAACTAGACCTGCATTTAAAAAAGGAGTTGTTCATGAAGTTTCTCTATTGCAACTTTCGACTGATGATCAAGTTTTTTTGTTTCGATTAAATAAAATTGGACTGCCATCGTGTTTAAAAAGAGTGCTAGAGAATAAAAAGATTGTCAAAGTGGGAGCTGCTATTCGTGACGATATCAAAGGATTGAATAGAATTGGAGCTTTTAATCCTGGTGGTTTTGTGGAACTTCAAGATTTTGTAAAAGAGTATGAGATCGAAAATTTCGGTTTAAAGAAATTGGCAGGATTAGTTTTGGGTTTTCGAATTTCTAAGGGACAAAGACTTACCAACTGGGAGAATGATGTTTTAACTCCTTCTCAGCAAATTTATGCGGCAACAGACGCATGGGTTTCTTCTGAGGTATATAAAAAGCTAATATCCGTAAGATAG
- a CDS encoding DEAD/DEAH box helicase translates to MKFTDINFTDYLQEGIEAMGYKDCTPIQEKSIPVIKERKDLIACAQTGTGKTAAFLLPILDRISQCPEDSKIRALIIVPTRELALQIDQQVEGMSYYCNVSSVSVYGGSESDIWSRQKKALSSGADIVVATPGRLLQHLSFNYVDLSNIDVVILDEADRMLDMGFYEDIVKIIKETPNERQTLLFSATMPPKIRKLANTILKDPEEVNIAISKPAEKILQVAYMVFNQNKVKLIQSLLDGKDYLNGVIIFCSRKSDVNELNLALNRLNINSAAIHSDLEQKDRESALLEFRSHKLQVLVATDILARGIDIKGLDLVINYNVPSDAADYVHRVGRTARAEASGIAITLISDSDQNEFKDIETLIEREILKLDTPLEIGSSPVYSPKTRKQYKGKRQFFKKKKK, encoded by the coding sequence TTGAAATTTACTGATATAAATTTTACAGATTACCTTCAAGAAGGTATTGAGGCAATGGGCTACAAAGATTGTACGCCAATACAAGAGAAATCGATTCCTGTAATCAAAGAAAGAAAAGATCTGATTGCATGTGCACAGACGGGGACAGGAAAAACAGCTGCTTTTTTATTGCCAATTTTAGATCGTATTTCACAGTGTCCAGAGGATTCTAAGATTAGAGCACTTATAATTGTTCCTACTAGAGAGTTAGCTTTACAGATCGACCAACAAGTGGAAGGAATGTCTTATTATTGTAATGTCTCTTCGGTTTCTGTTTATGGAGGAAGTGAGAGCGACATCTGGTCAAGACAAAAAAAGGCCCTTTCAAGTGGTGCAGATATTGTTGTGGCTACTCCAGGACGTCTTTTACAGCATCTAAGCTTTAACTATGTCGATTTATCAAATATTGATGTGGTGATCTTAGATGAGGCGGATAGAATGTTAGATATGGGATTCTATGAGGATATCGTAAAGATCATTAAAGAGACACCAAATGAACGACAGACGCTGTTGTTTTCTGCTACGATGCCTCCTAAAATTCGTAAATTAGCAAATACTATTCTAAAGGACCCAGAGGAGGTTAATATTGCTATTTCGAAACCTGCGGAGAAGATTCTTCAAGTTGCGTATATGGTATTCAACCAAAATAAGGTAAAACTTATTCAATCCCTTTTAGATGGAAAGGATTATCTTAATGGCGTTATTATCTTCTGTTCTCGAAAATCGGATGTAAATGAGTTAAATTTGGCTTTAAATAGACTTAATATTAATTCGGCTGCCATCCACTCCGATTTGGAACAAAAGGATCGAGAGTCTGCTTTATTGGAGTTTAGAAGTCATAAACTGCAGGTATTGGTTGCTACAGATATCTTGGCTCGTGGAATCGATATTAAAGGGTTAGATCTAGTGATAAACTATAATGTTCCAAGTGATGCAGCTGATTATGTGCATAGGGTGGGACGTACTGCAAGAGCTGAGGCTTCAGGTATTGCTATTACTCTAATATCAGATTCTGATCAGAATGAGTTTAAAGACATTGAAACTTTAATTGAGAGAGAGATATTAAAGCTTGATACTCCATTAGAGATTGGTTCTTCTCCAGTCTATTCTCCAAAAACAAGAAAACAATATAAGGGAAAACGACAATTTTTTAAGAAGAAAAAAAAGTAA
- the xseA gene encoding exodeoxyribonuclease VII large subunit, which produces MKQGVRLSQVLGFVENVISTAFKSPFWLCCELSDVKVNGQGHCFVQLLEKDLESDKIIAKSNGIIWSRSYISIKEKFEQTTGMSIASGVQVLLKVHVVFNEVYGLTFQIRDIDPSYTLGEIERKRRENLLRLEKEGLLDLNKHVPKPLCYQNVAVISSEYAAGYQDFVDQVVHNRLKFYCKMTLFSAILQGDGAERSILDAIQRVKSDPGTFDAVIVIRGGGSQSDLAVFDSYHVAKNLALLPVPVFTGIGHTKDQSVVDQVVAFPLKTPTAVADFIIEKMSLVYEKLNLLAYHFASKVNKLFEKEHELHSRMKNDLLHVVMKNRLKSRESQEVLFRNFQAKTKQVIYKKEQNLDKIKMYVQRVVLNRFERSNQQLLSFYHQMFMVSKIVLSRKNNSIMPLISTLCVQIDNRKRSKNVELDHFSRVVSSYDPNNILKRGYSIVKKNGKLVRSIEDVQVGDEIETSLSNFSIFSNVIKCEE; this is translated from the coding sequence ATGAAACAGGGAGTTCGTTTATCACAAGTGCTAGGTTTTGTTGAGAATGTAATCTCAACAGCATTCAAGTCGCCTTTTTGGTTGTGTTGTGAACTCTCTGATGTCAAAGTGAATGGACAAGGACATTGTTTTGTTCAATTATTGGAAAAAGATTTAGAATCGGATAAGATTATAGCTAAATCTAATGGCATTATATGGTCTAGGTCTTATATCTCAATAAAAGAAAAATTTGAACAAACTACAGGTATGTCTATTGCTTCTGGAGTGCAAGTGCTTTTGAAAGTACATGTAGTTTTTAATGAAGTTTATGGGCTGACATTTCAGATACGAGACATTGATCCTAGCTATACTTTGGGTGAGATTGAAAGGAAGAGACGTGAGAATTTACTTCGTCTAGAGAAAGAGGGGTTGTTAGATTTAAATAAACATGTTCCAAAACCTTTGTGCTATCAGAATGTGGCAGTAATTTCTTCTGAATATGCGGCAGGATACCAGGATTTTGTTGATCAAGTGGTACATAATAGGTTAAAGTTCTACTGTAAGATGACTCTCTTCTCTGCGATTCTTCAAGGGGATGGTGCGGAAAGAAGCATCTTAGATGCGATTCAAAGAGTAAAGAGTGATCCTGGTACTTTTGATGCTGTAATTGTTATTAGAGGAGGTGGTTCTCAATCAGATTTGGCTGTTTTTGACTCCTATCATGTTGCAAAGAATTTGGCACTATTGCCTGTACCCGTTTTTACAGGTATTGGTCACACTAAAGATCAATCTGTGGTGGATCAGGTGGTCGCATTTCCTTTGAAGACACCTACTGCTGTTGCAGATTTTATCATCGAAAAGATGTCCTTAGTTTATGAGAAATTAAATTTACTGGCCTATCACTTTGCTAGTAAAGTGAACAAGCTTTTTGAAAAGGAGCATGAACTTCATAGCCGCATGAAAAACGATTTATTGCATGTTGTGATGAAAAATCGTTTAAAAAGTCGTGAATCACAAGAGGTGTTGTTTCGCAATTTTCAGGCTAAAACCAAGCAGGTAATTTATAAAAAAGAACAGAACTTAGATAAAATAAAGATGTATGTTCAGAGGGTTGTTTTGAATCGTTTTGAGCGCTCTAATCAGCAATTATTGAGCTTTTATCATCAAATGTTTATGGTTAGTAAAATAGTTTTGTCTCGTAAAAATAATTCAATAATGCCGTTGATTTCGACACTTTGTGTTCAGATAGATAATCGGAAAAGATCTAAGAATGTAGAATTGGATCATTTTAGTCGAGTTGTTTCTTCTTATGATCCAAATAATATATTAAAAAGAGGCTATTCAATTGTTAAAAAGAATGGCAAATTAGTACGTTCTATTGAAGATGTGCAAGTGGGGGATGAGATCGAAACTAGTCTTTCTAATTTCTCTATTTTTAGTAATGTAATTAAGTGTGAGGAGTAG
- a CDS encoding exodeoxyribonuclease VII small subunit, which yields MIDNKSYKESIEEIKVILENIEKDVYDVDVLVEKVQYVSSLIKHCKSKLKQSETEIDNILSKIDME from the coding sequence ATGATTGATAATAAGAGTTATAAGGAGTCTATTGAAGAGATTAAAGTGATCTTAGAAAATATTGAAAAAGATGTGTATGATGTGGATGTTTTAGTAGAGAAAGTTCAGTATGTGTCCTCTCTTATAAAGCACTGTAAATCTAAATTAAAACAGTCTGAAACAGAAATCGACAATATTTTATCTAAAATAGATATGGAGTAG
- a CDS encoding DUF4907 domain-containing protein: MKKQKSILIILLFIVTISSIFSIKKSNHSQKDMHYISVEVNKNDGGYGYQIMIDHKCYIDQPYIPAIKGRKPFSSYNDALKTGTFVANKIGIRKSPTISIKDLRDLQITL; the protein is encoded by the coding sequence ATGAAAAAACAAAAATCTATCCTTATAATATTACTCTTTATTGTCACGATATCATCGATCTTCTCCATCAAAAAAAGTAATCACAGTCAAAAGGATATGCATTATATCTCAGTAGAAGTTAATAAAAATGATGGAGGATATGGCTACCAAATAATGATCGATCATAAATGCTATATCGATCAGCCATATATTCCAGCAATAAAAGGTAGAAAGCCTTTTTCCTCTTACAACGATGCATTAAAAACTGGAACATTTGTAGCAAACAAAATTGGAATAAGAAAAAGTCCAACTATTAGTATCAAAGATCTCAGGGACTTACAGATTACATTATAG
- a CDS encoding galactose oxidase has protein sequence MKIMKIANLKWMLSLMIIIGFASCSSNDDDEYGNWVRMSDFDGLARGSATSFTVDNKAYVGLGFGDDDRNNDTYADGYLKDFWMYNPSKNSWTQIQDFPGVARTGAVSFASNNSGYVGTGWDGDYRLKDFYKYDVNSGTWTKIDDFMGTARRNAVAFTIDNKGYVGTGFDGNDQKDFYKYDTQTQQWSKVSSLGSDPNGGSGGSKRQGATAFVLNNQGYVLTGFSNGIAANDVYAYDAENDTWTKKRDLDWDDNELENIAVMRKNAISFVMDGTAYVGLGFNNGIQNDIWYYDEKNDDWEEKEKFEGSARENAVAFTLNGEGYIALGSNGSYDFDDIWKYQPWAEQDSDDN, from the coding sequence ATGAAAATAATGAAAATTGCAAACCTTAAATGGATGCTTAGTTTAATGATTATTATTGGATTTGCATCTTGTAGTAGCAACGATGATGATGAATATGGTAACTGGGTAAGAATGTCTGACTTCGACGGGCTTGCTAGAGGGAGTGCTACTTCTTTCACTGTAGACAACAAAGCATACGTCGGATTAGGATTTGGTGATGACGACAGAAATAACGATACATATGCAGACGGCTATCTAAAAGATTTCTGGATGTACAATCCTTCAAAAAATAGTTGGACACAAATTCAAGATTTCCCAGGAGTAGCTCGTACTGGTGCAGTCTCTTTTGCATCAAACAATAGTGGCTATGTAGGTACAGGTTGGGACGGTGACTACCGTCTTAAAGACTTCTACAAATACGATGTTAATTCAGGAACATGGACCAAAATTGATGACTTCATGGGAACTGCTAGAAGAAATGCGGTAGCATTCACTATCGATAACAAGGGATATGTAGGAACTGGTTTTGATGGTAATGATCAAAAAGATTTTTACAAATACGACACCCAGACACAACAGTGGTCTAAAGTTTCAAGTCTTGGTTCTGATCCTAACGGAGGTTCGGGTGGTAGCAAGAGACAAGGAGCTACTGCATTTGTACTAAATAATCAGGGATATGTACTGACAGGCTTTAGTAATGGTATTGCAGCCAACGATGTATATGCATATGATGCTGAAAATGATACATGGACTAAGAAAAGAGACCTTGATTGGGACGATAACGAACTAGAGAACATCGCTGTAATGCGTAAAAATGCGATCTCTTTTGTAATGGATGGTACTGCCTATGTAGGTCTTGGTTTCAACAATGGTATTCAGAATGATATTTGGTATTATGATGAAAAGAATGACGATTGGGAAGAGAAAGAAAAGTTTGAAGGTTCTGCAAGAGAGAATGCTGTAGCCTTTACTCTTAACGGAGAAGGATATATAGCGCTTGGATCTAATGGTAGTTATGATTTTGATGATATTTGGAAATACCAGCCGTGGGCTGAACAAGACTCAGATGACAACTAA
- a CDS encoding DUF4270 domain-containing protein, translated as MRINKTILFSFLLSLCAPLFMTSCMDDGMGYELGEDMVDDDSRIVMVDTVSINVSTFMLDSLITTNTERVVVGNLNDPYVGKTQTQTRLQFLCNFYPTMDNTAVFDSINLEMHSDGYFYGDTLNMQEVKVYPLKEFIDPDDYSDDANTFYNVNSIDYDVNKLLGEKLFRPSYNKDSVLRVPLSKDLGKRLFDLAFDKNDSLVNVDEFKDILPGLVLVPGEQSQLVTGFAAPLDSISSGKTPPQIVVYYHDKIDDETKSFVINYTLPDYMYNTFTSDFEGGVLEGLKHDNEVTLSSKDIGDVSYVQGGNGLVTRLNFRNMKDLQYIGPGMVASAVLILKPLQGSYNDDNLKLPKMLAPYIVDKKNKILTPLLADDGETPIMGYLYEDPMFQDNTEYRIDITSFIKSEFREEKEWDRSLILQLPSVDENRAVDRLILDHGNKNNIELELYYIVSELD; from the coding sequence ATGAGAATAAATAAAACGATATTGTTTTCTTTTCTACTGTCATTGTGTGCTCCTTTGTTTATGACATCATGTATGGATGATGGAATGGGGTATGAGTTGGGGGAAGATATGGTGGATGACGATTCGCGTATTGTGATGGTCGATACCGTGTCTATCAATGTTTCTACTTTTATGTTGGACTCTTTGATCACAACCAATACTGAACGAGTTGTCGTAGGAAATCTTAACGATCCTTATGTTGGAAAAACTCAGACTCAAACAAGACTACAGTTTCTTTGTAACTTTTATCCAACGATGGATAATACCGCAGTGTTTGATTCGATAAATTTGGAGATGCATTCAGATGGCTATTTTTATGGGGATACCTTAAATATGCAAGAGGTGAAGGTGTATCCTTTAAAAGAGTTCATTGACCCCGATGATTATAGTGATGATGCGAACACCTTTTATAATGTTAATTCTATCGATTATGATGTGAATAAGTTGTTAGGTGAGAAACTCTTCCGCCCCTCTTATAATAAAGACTCAGTTCTTCGAGTTCCTTTGAGTAAGGATTTGGGAAAGAGATTGTTTGATCTAGCTTTTGATAAAAATGATTCGTTGGTGAACGTTGATGAATTTAAGGATATATTACCTGGATTGGTACTAGTCCCTGGAGAGCAATCGCAACTAGTTACTGGTTTTGCCGCCCCTTTAGATTCTATCTCTTCAGGTAAAACCCCCCCTCAAATTGTGGTCTATTACCATGATAAAATTGACGATGAAACGAAAAGTTTTGTAATCAATTATACACTTCCTGATTATATGTATAATACATTTACTTCAGATTTTGAAGGAGGGGTTCTCGAAGGATTAAAACATGACAACGAAGTCACTCTTTCGTCAAAAGATATTGGTGATGTCTCTTATGTTCAAGGAGGTAATGGGTTGGTGACAAGATTGAATTTTCGTAATATGAAAGATCTTCAATATATCGGACCTGGAATGGTTGCATCAGCTGTCTTAATATTAAAGCCTTTACAAGGAAGTTATAATGACGATAATTTAAAACTTCCAAAGATGCTTGCTCCTTATATTGTAGACAAAAAGAATAAGATACTTACTCCTTTATTGGCTGATGATGGAGAAACTCCAATAATGGGGTATTTGTATGAGGACCCGATGTTCCAAGATAATACAGAATATCGAATTGATATAACCTCTTTTATTAAAAGCGAATTTCGTGAAGAGAAGGAGTGGGATCGAAGCTTGATATTGCAGCTTCCTTCTGTAGATGAAAATCGTGCCGTTGATCGTTTAATTTTAGATCATGGAAATAAGAACAATATTGAGTTAGAACTGTATTATATTGTATCAGAATTAGATTAA
- a CDS encoding sensor histidine kinase — MNRVLFDKLFKHKKVGWHVLFWCLYLLMIYLFILGFSDRVQLPWFSMVPLFLQIPLFYTNYSCLLPRFFNRKKIWIYLFANLLLILLVLLISVTYHRSVFISFSTFFDSFNLDIKGGFIKETPFIFSNVLSCLAILFFSSMFYLYEVRLMDEKNEMELNSQLKRSQYQLLKTQINPHFLFNALNNIYTLSVVKSEKTSQSILDLSSLLRYVIYDCDSNYVSISQEIGYIEHYIKLIKLKDDSLDNIRFMHEITDDVGVAPMLLIPFVENSFKHSNFEDSISGFVDIELSASSERIHFRCINSIGKVMKKTDAVGGIGVNNVLERLNTLYGERCLVNIDHQKDVYIVDIKIVLMLYGDH; from the coding sequence ATGAATAGAGTCTTGTTTGATAAATTATTCAAACATAAAAAAGTAGGGTGGCATGTGCTTTTTTGGTGTTTGTATCTGTTGATGATCTATCTTTTTATATTGGGATTTAGCGATCGAGTTCAATTGCCATGGTTTAGTATGGTGCCTCTATTTCTACAGATCCCTCTTTTTTATACAAATTACTCCTGCTTATTGCCACGTTTTTTCAATAGGAAAAAGATCTGGATCTATCTGTTCGCAAACTTACTGCTTATATTGTTGGTATTGCTGATTTCAGTGACCTATCATCGATCTGTCTTTATCTCTTTTTCTACTTTTTTTGACAGTTTTAATTTAGATATAAAAGGAGGATTTATAAAAGAGACGCCTTTTATATTCTCTAATGTTTTATCGTGCTTGGCTATTCTGTTTTTTAGTTCGATGTTTTATCTCTATGAGGTTCGACTTATGGATGAGAAAAATGAGATGGAACTAAATAGCCAATTGAAGAGATCCCAATACCAATTATTAAAGACACAGATAAATCCACATTTTTTATTTAATGCACTCAATAATATCTATACTCTTTCTGTCGTAAAATCGGAGAAGACTTCACAAAGTATTCTAGATCTATCCTCTCTTTTAAGGTATGTTATTTATGATTGTGATTCAAATTATGTTAGTATTTCACAAGAAATTGGTTACATAGAACATTATATAAAGTTGATAAAACTTAAAGATGATTCATTAGACAATATTCGATTTATGCATGAGATTACGGATGATGTAGGAGTGGCACCAATGCTATTGATCCCGTTTGTTGAGAATAGCTTTAAGCATAGTAATTTTGAGGATTCTATTAGTGGATTTGTTGATATAGAGCTTTCTGCATCTTCCGAGAGGATACATTTTAGATGTATTAACTCTATTGGTAAGGTGATGAAAAAGACCGACGCAGTAGGAGGAATTGGGGTAAATAATGTACTTGAAAGATTAAACACTTTGTATGGAGAGAGGTGTCTAGTAAACATTGACCATCAAAAAGATGTTTATATTGTAGATATAAAAATTGTATTGATGTTGTATGGAGACCACTAG
- a CDS encoding LytTR family DNA-binding domain-containing protein yields METTSCIIVDDEQLSRLLLEGYLEKVPSLELKGTFKDAQEALIFVQKEQVDIVFLDIQMPTLTGIEFIKSLNYRPQIIFITAYPQYAIEGYELNIIDYLLKPVSFERFLKAVLKAQEQISLLRSSNVEVSDVVSADSNTSSDDKFLMIKSEHRLYRLLFDDILFIEGSREYLIVHTTDANISTLMSFKKILEVLPSRLFIRVHKSFVVNKDKVKSLYGNQLEIGTTKIPIGKIYRSDVIDNLF; encoded by the coding sequence ATGGAGACCACTAGTTGTATAATAGTAGATGATGAACAGCTCTCAAGACTTCTTTTAGAGGGGTATTTGGAGAAGGTTCCGAGCTTAGAGTTAAAAGGAACTTTTAAGGATGCGCAGGAGGCATTGATATTTGTGCAAAAGGAGCAAGTAGATATTGTTTTCTTAGATATTCAAATGCCAACTTTAACAGGTATTGAGTTTATAAAATCATTGAATTATAGGCCTCAGATTATCTTTATTACTGCCTATCCGCAGTATGCTATTGAGGGCTATGAATTGAATATTATAGATTATCTTCTGAAACCTGTTTCTTTTGAGAGATTTCTAAAGGCTGTATTAAAAGCACAAGAACAGATCTCCTTATTAAGGAGTAGTAATGTTGAGGTAAGTGATGTGGTTTCTGCCGATTCTAATACCTCAAGTGATGATAAGTTTTTGATGATAAAAAGTGAACATCGTTTGTATCGACTCTTATTTGACGATATCCTTTTTATCGAGGGATCTAGAGAGTATTTAATTGTTCATACTACTGATGCTAATATCAGTACACTCATGTCATTTAAGAAGATCTTAGAGGTTCTACCTTCTCGCCTTTTTATTCGTGTACATAAGTCATTCGTAGTAAATAAAGATAAGGTCAAATCACTATATGGAAACCAATTAGAGATTGGGACAACTAAAATACCGATAGGTAAGATTTATCGTTCTGATGTTATAGATAATCTGTTTTAA